In bacterium, the DNA window CTTATAAAATTAGCTGTTTTTATAGAGGATTTTTGCCGGGTGTTCCTGTTCTTCTCGGGTATTTTTCGGGAGTAGGCTTTATTTTTTTGACCAAAATAAGATTTCTTTCTTCGTTAGAAAGAGTGTAATTGACTGTTTTAATAACTTCTCCCCCTAAAATAGCCAGTGCTTGTTTTGCTTCGATAATTTCTTCTTGAAAAGTTTTTGCTTTATAAGCTATAAAATATCCGCCAACTTTAATGAAAGGCAAAGTATATTCCAGCAAGACATTAAGTTTGCTTACAGCTCTTGAAACAGCAATGTCGAATAAACTGTCATTTGAAGAAGAAAGTTCTTCAGCTCTCGAGTTTATAATTTCAATTCTGTCATTAAATCCCAATTCTTGAGAAAGTTGAGAAATAAATTCTGTTTTTTTGCCGACAGAATCGACAGCACAAAGTTTTAACTGCGGATAAGTTATAATTATGGGGACTCCGGGAAATCCTCCACCTATGCCGATATCAATAACACTTTTTGGAGAATTTAGATTTAATTCGTTTTCTAGTAGACCAATAGAAAGAGAATCTGCAAAATGCTTTAAAACCACTATGTCAGCCTCGGCAGAACTTACAAGATTTGTATGCTTGTTATATTCGTATAGAAACTGCCAGTATTTTTTAAACTGATTGACCTGCTTATCTGTCAGGTTTATATTAAATTCTTCAGCTTTTTTTATAAAAATTTCCCAGTTATCGTTTTCGTTTATATTATTATTCATATTTTTTTCTTTAATTTTTCAAT includes these proteins:
- the rsmG gene encoding 16S rRNA (guanine(527)-N(7))-methyltransferase RsmG, whose translation is MNNNINENDNWEIFIKKAEEFNINLTDKQVNQFKKYWQFLYEYNKHTNLVSSAEADIVVLKHFADSLSIGLLENELNLNSPKSVIDIGIGGGFPGVPIIITYPQLKLCAVDSVGKKTEFISQLSQELGFNDRIEIINSRAEELSSSNDSLFDIAVSRAVSKLNVLLEYTLPFIKVGGYFIAYKAKTFQEEIIEAKQALAILGGEVIKTVNYTLSNEERNLILVKKIKPTPEKYPRRTGTPGKNPL